The following proteins come from a genomic window of Coffea arabica cultivar ET-39 chromosome 11c, Coffea Arabica ET-39 HiFi, whole genome shotgun sequence:
- the LOC113717035 gene encoding uncharacterized protein isoform X3 → MSSTSSLFVLSLPLKLCNGSSNHDSSKHPPLPFSGDHVRSLAGSYTLRQLNQLPSSLSFRAPSTSSPVHRSRRRCICFYSGLIETAAIPYLGVQIRELSLDEKAEILFLDQAITTAAVLAVLYGITSSFGPLPEDVFRYDIREPFNLQKGWIVWAGIGLAGALVAIALTGVAVSFFSGETPQRETDALVRLLPLIGSSSISTACLVGITGILAPLLEETVFRGFFMVALTKWLPTPLSIVVSAAVFAIAHLTPGEFPQLFVLGIALGLSYAQTRNLLTPITIHALWNSGVILLLTFLELQGYDIREMIQAS, encoded by the exons ATGTCCTCCACTTCCTCCCTATTTGTGCTATCTCTTCCCTTAAAACTCTGCAATGGAAGTAGTAATCATGATTCATCTAAACACCCACCTCTCCCTTTTTCCGGTGATCATGTTCGCAGTCTTGCTGGTTCTTATACTCTTCGCCAATTGAACCAACTGCCCAGTTCGCTCAGTTTCAGGGCCCCTTCAACTTCAAGCCCTGTTCACCGTTCACGTCGACGTTGCATCTGCTTTTACTCCG GACTAATTGAAACAGCAGCAATACCATATTTGGGAGTCCAAATCAGAGAATTGAGTTTAGATGAGAAGGCAGAAATATTGTTCCTTGACCAAGC CATTACCACTGCAGCTGTGCTTGCAGTGCTTTATGGAATTACCAGCTCATTTGGACCACTTCCCGAGGATGTATTTCGTTATG ATATTAGAGAACCTTTCAATCTTCAGAAAGGGTGGATAGTATGGGCGGGTATTGGTCTTGCTGGAGCTCTTGTTGCCATTGCACTAACGGGTGTTGCAGTATCCTTCTTTAGTGGTGAGACCCCGCAAAGAGAG ACCGACGCTCTTGTTCGCTTGCTTCCGTTGATTGGATCCTCAAGTATCAG CACTGCTTGCCTTGTGGGAATCACCGGTATCCTTGCTCCACTTCTTGAGGAGACTGTTTTTAGAGGGTTTTTCATGGTGGCTCTGACCAAATG GTTGCCTACACCACTTTCCATCGTTGTTAGTGCTGCTGTATTTGCAATTGCACATCTCACCCCTGGAGAATTTCCTCAGCTGTTTGTACTTG gtattGCTTTGGGATTATCTTATGCTCAAACACGCAACCTTCTAACACCTATAACAATTCATGCTCTTTGGAACTCTGGAGTTATCTTACTGCTCACCTTCCTTGAG CTTCAAGGATATGACATCAGAGAGATGATACAAGCATCTTGA
- the LOC113717035 gene encoding uncharacterized protein isoform X2 — translation MSSTSSLFVLSLPLKLCNGSSNHDSSKHPPLPFSGDHVRSLAGSYTLRQLNQLPSSLSFRAPSTSSPVHRSRRRCICFYSGSFVLTGLIETAAIPYLGVQIRELSLDEKAEILFLDQAITTAAVLAVLYGITSSFGPLPEDVFRYDIREPFNLQKGWIVWAGIGLAGALVAIALTGVAVSFFSGETPQRETDALVRLLPLIGSSSISTACLVGITGILAPLLEETVFRGFFMVALTKWLPTPLSIVVSAAVFAIAHLTPGEFPQLFVLGIALGLSYAQTRNLLTPITIHALWNSGVILLLTFLELQGYDIREMIQAS, via the exons ATGTCCTCCACTTCCTCCCTATTTGTGCTATCTCTTCCCTTAAAACTCTGCAATGGAAGTAGTAATCATGATTCATCTAAACACCCACCTCTCCCTTTTTCCGGTGATCATGTTCGCAGTCTTGCTGGTTCTTATACTCTTCGCCAATTGAACCAACTGCCCAGTTCGCTCAGTTTCAGGGCCCCTTCAACTTCAAGCCCTGTTCACCGTTCACGTCGACGTTGCATCTGCTTTTACTCCG GCAGTTTTGTTTTGACAGGACTAATTGAAACAGCAGCAATACCATATTTGGGAGTCCAAATCAGAGAATTGAGTTTAGATGAGAAGGCAGAAATATTGTTCCTTGACCAAGC CATTACCACTGCAGCTGTGCTTGCAGTGCTTTATGGAATTACCAGCTCATTTGGACCACTTCCCGAGGATGTATTTCGTTATG ATATTAGAGAACCTTTCAATCTTCAGAAAGGGTGGATAGTATGGGCGGGTATTGGTCTTGCTGGAGCTCTTGTTGCCATTGCACTAACGGGTGTTGCAGTATCCTTCTTTAGTGGTGAGACCCCGCAAAGAGAG ACCGACGCTCTTGTTCGCTTGCTTCCGTTGATTGGATCCTCAAGTATCAG CACTGCTTGCCTTGTGGGAATCACCGGTATCCTTGCTCCACTTCTTGAGGAGACTGTTTTTAGAGGGTTTTTCATGGTGGCTCTGACCAAATG GTTGCCTACACCACTTTCCATCGTTGTTAGTGCTGCTGTATTTGCAATTGCACATCTCACCCCTGGAGAATTTCCTCAGCTGTTTGTACTTG gtattGCTTTGGGATTATCTTATGCTCAAACACGCAACCTTCTAACACCTATAACAATTCATGCTCTTTGGAACTCTGGAGTTATCTTACTGCTCACCTTCCTTGAG CTTCAAGGATATGACATCAGAGAGATGATACAAGCATCTTGA
- the LOC113717035 gene encoding uncharacterized protein isoform X4 — translation MGDGLDWPILRRWDVPWKWQTVSLTSLACGLSFVLTGLIETAAIPYLGVQIRELSLDEKAEILFLDQAITTAAVLAVLYGITSSFGPLPEDVFRYDIREPFNLQKGWIVWAGIGLAGALVAIALTGVAVSFFSGETPQRETDALVRLLPLIGSSSISTACLVGITGILAPLLEETVFRGFFMVALTKWLPTPLSIVVSAAVFAIAHLTPGEFPQLFVLGIALGLSYAQTRNLLTPITIHALWNSGVILLLTFLELQGYDIREMIQAS, via the exons ATG GGAGATGGATTGGACTGGCCAATACTAAGGCGGTGGGATGTGCCTTGGAAATGGCAGACAGTTTCTTTGACCTCACTGGCTTGCGGATTGAg TTTTGTTTTGACAGGACTAATTGAAACAGCAGCAATACCATATTTGGGAGTCCAAATCAGAGAATTGAGTTTAGATGAGAAGGCAGAAATATTGTTCCTTGACCAAGC CATTACCACTGCAGCTGTGCTTGCAGTGCTTTATGGAATTACCAGCTCATTTGGACCACTTCCCGAGGATGTATTTCGTTATG ATATTAGAGAACCTTTCAATCTTCAGAAAGGGTGGATAGTATGGGCGGGTATTGGTCTTGCTGGAGCTCTTGTTGCCATTGCACTAACGGGTGTTGCAGTATCCTTCTTTAGTGGTGAGACCCCGCAAAGAGAG ACCGACGCTCTTGTTCGCTTGCTTCCGTTGATTGGATCCTCAAGTATCAG CACTGCTTGCCTTGTGGGAATCACCGGTATCCTTGCTCCACTTCTTGAGGAGACTGTTTTTAGAGGGTTTTTCATGGTGGCTCTGACCAAATG GTTGCCTACACCACTTTCCATCGTTGTTAGTGCTGCTGTATTTGCAATTGCACATCTCACCCCTGGAGAATTTCCTCAGCTGTTTGTACTTG gtattGCTTTGGGATTATCTTATGCTCAAACACGCAACCTTCTAACACCTATAACAATTCATGCTCTTTGGAACTCTGGAGTTATCTTACTGCTCACCTTCCTTGAG CTTCAAGGATATGACATCAGAGAGATGATACAAGCATCTTGA
- the LOC113717035 gene encoding uncharacterized protein isoform X1 — MSSTSSLFVLSLPLKLCNGSSNHDSSKHPPLPFSGDHVRSLAGSYTLRQLNQLPSSLSFRAPSTSSPVHRSRRRCICFYSGKESEQKGDGLDWPILRRWDVPWKWQTVSLTSLACGLSFVLTGLIETAAIPYLGVQIRELSLDEKAEILFLDQAITTAAVLAVLYGITSSFGPLPEDVFRYDIREPFNLQKGWIVWAGIGLAGALVAIALTGVAVSFFSGETPQRETDALVRLLPLIGSSSISTACLVGITGILAPLLEETVFRGFFMVALTKWLPTPLSIVVSAAVFAIAHLTPGEFPQLFVLGIALGLSYAQTRNLLTPITIHALWNSGVILLLTFLELQGYDIREMIQAS, encoded by the exons ATGTCCTCCACTTCCTCCCTATTTGTGCTATCTCTTCCCTTAAAACTCTGCAATGGAAGTAGTAATCATGATTCATCTAAACACCCACCTCTCCCTTTTTCCGGTGATCATGTTCGCAGTCTTGCTGGTTCTTATACTCTTCGCCAATTGAACCAACTGCCCAGTTCGCTCAGTTTCAGGGCCCCTTCAACTTCAAGCCCTGTTCACCGTTCACGTCGACGTTGCATCTGCTTTTACTCCGGTAAAGAATCAGAGCAGAAA GGAGATGGATTGGACTGGCCAATACTAAGGCGGTGGGATGTGCCTTGGAAATGGCAGACAGTTTCTTTGACCTCACTGGCTTGCGGATTGAg TTTTGTTTTGACAGGACTAATTGAAACAGCAGCAATACCATATTTGGGAGTCCAAATCAGAGAATTGAGTTTAGATGAGAAGGCAGAAATATTGTTCCTTGACCAAGC CATTACCACTGCAGCTGTGCTTGCAGTGCTTTATGGAATTACCAGCTCATTTGGACCACTTCCCGAGGATGTATTTCGTTATG ATATTAGAGAACCTTTCAATCTTCAGAAAGGGTGGATAGTATGGGCGGGTATTGGTCTTGCTGGAGCTCTTGTTGCCATTGCACTAACGGGTGTTGCAGTATCCTTCTTTAGTGGTGAGACCCCGCAAAGAGAG ACCGACGCTCTTGTTCGCTTGCTTCCGTTGATTGGATCCTCAAGTATCAG CACTGCTTGCCTTGTGGGAATCACCGGTATCCTTGCTCCACTTCTTGAGGAGACTGTTTTTAGAGGGTTTTTCATGGTGGCTCTGACCAAATG GTTGCCTACACCACTTTCCATCGTTGTTAGTGCTGCTGTATTTGCAATTGCACATCTCACCCCTGGAGAATTTCCTCAGCTGTTTGTACTTG gtattGCTTTGGGATTATCTTATGCTCAAACACGCAACCTTCTAACACCTATAACAATTCATGCTCTTTGGAACTCTGGAGTTATCTTACTGCTCACCTTCCTTGAG CTTCAAGGATATGACATCAGAGAGATGATACAAGCATCTTGA